The genome window TCATTAcaaagattttgttaaaaaactGAGTCTTAAAGCATCTTCATAATTTTACCTCATGCGAGTCCATATCAACAAAGCAAAAGCATTTGGATCCAGGCGTCTTTCCTTTAACAAGTCGGACGTTACGTTCTTCGAGGTAAGCAAACGGATCCAGTGACCGCAAGATTGTCTCCACTGAAGTGGTGGGCAGTATGTTCTTAATGATCATTGCTGAAGATAAAGGATGTGAAAAGGAAATGAAGACAACGATGATGTTTAGAAGACTGGATCATGACTGTTTTTTATAATGCTTTTTTACaagttttatttccattttatgctatttgggattcaaccccaaaACAGTTAGCGAGCTATTAACTAAAAAGCTTGAAATATCATTATAACTTAACACTACTtgtaaataactttattaagcaTGAAGCACAGCATTAGACATGCATAGCATCGTCTCAACAGAACAAAAGCAATACCGAGCAAACGCCGCCAAATCCAGGAGGaatcacatatatatatatatgtatactgtcTGAGAATTACATTATGATGATAAACAAAACTcctgcaaataaaaataattttatccctttattaattttcacacaATTGCTTTTCTTCTGAATAAGTTACAAAGTCCACCACAACATAATGCAAATGAGAACAATAAGCAGAACAGAAACTATCAGTTGCAAGGTTTCTTTTCTATGTAACAAAGCATCAGGTAATCCAGTAAGTCATCAGATAATCATcgggtaaattttttttttatctctgaaATACACATTGAACGTATTTATCCACAACAATACATAATAGCCCAATGTCAATTACCAGTATTTCTGTTGTCTGCTGTTGTGACTGATGTCAAGTCACATGTCTGCAAAAGGTTGATATATTCAACATGAAGACCGGAATATCCCAGTACTAATTAAACAGCAGTCTCTACATGAAATTACCAGCACACGCATTCCCTTACGAAACGAAAATTTCCACCTGTGTAGTAAAAGTCTATGGACAATGGCTAATATGACTTTGGTTTTCCCTCTTCAGAAATTCTGATACCAGTACATTTACCGTAGTCTTTATTAACTAGCTAACTAGTGGGGCATatgttattatgttatattagaTACCACTTCTAGCCCAGTCGATGAAGTTTCCAGTAATCATGGGACAGGACAAGCACAAAGGAGTTTAtagttaattatttaatcagttGTCCACATGTGGCTGAAGGCAACAATGAATGCCTAACACATACTTTCTATACAAAACTGGGTATTTGCTAAACCACAAGActggtagaaaaaaaagaactgtatTTATATGTTTGATTTCTTCCTATAATTTATAATCCATTTGCAGGAAAAATGTATCTAACCAGAGAACATAACAGTACCACTAAACTTTTACATTCCTAAGATATACTAAGAAGCATAGAGTAAAGTGTGCACTCACTTCTGCTTTCCCTAAAAATTGGATCAGTGAACTGCTGGTTGGCCCGAGGGCCTTTTTGGTGGGCCCAATCCTCAGCCCGCTTCTCCGTCTCCTGCTGCTGTAGCTGCTTGTCGAACTGCTGCTGCCAGGCTTCAGGTGTCAAGGTGGAACTCCTCTGCCACCCACCCTGAGAAAGGGAATCATTCGGAGTCTTGGCACCACATTCCTCCTTCACTTTTGTAGGGGTGGGTAATGGCAGGAGCCCATCTTGGGTAGACGGGATAGCTTTATGGGGTTGGTCTTCATTCTGTAGCCAAAGAAAACAGCACATGATCTTAAACTACCAAACTGATTTGTAATTTAAGGTGAATTTTCTACAGACTCATGAGGCCATGTTTCTATTAGTCAAGTACACAATAAAGAGAAAGCTTACCGGTTCTTTTGCATTTCTGTCAGTTTGAATGTACTTTAGTAAGGCAGTTTTACTACCAACTCTAACAGAACcctgaaagaaacaaaaacaatgagtGACCATCTTTGATTATTTAACTGATAATGCTCTACAAATGCAATTGGATCAAGTTTGTTCCAGGAGGCATCAAGTGAAACTTTTTAGAAGCAACTGATATAGACGTATGTAATGCAGACAAAAGTAAATCAGGTGAACTCAGCTTTAATACTGTGGCACTTCCAATATTTCTAATGTGTGAAAAAACTTTGCACAATGATAAAACTAATGACCAATACTcaagaacaaaaaatattctTCTAAATCAGTAATTACCTCAtcttttaagaatttaaattcAGTGAAAAATCATTCACATCTGTCTAAAACGGATAGCGTAGCGTAGCAAATAAAATAGTTTCgcaatcacttttttaaaaaaaacatttaaccttcttatttagaattaactttTAAGTGTTTCCCCAAAAAGGATcaatgaaaaaatgaacaacTTAGAACACTCCATCAATTTGCTTTATGTAAAGGTTACAGTATCAGATAATTTATAgaacattttattgtaaaattttaggataatgGCAGTTGAACCCTTTATATCTGGGACAGTTagaataaaatactaaaatcacaaaaaaaaaaaaagccattgctGAGCAACTAATCATGGCACTTAATGGTGCCCTTTGACCAGACCCCAACTTACGTCCAAAATTGAGATGCGCAAAATGTTTCAAATTATTGTATATTCATTTATAACTGTCTCAAAAAATTCTATTAATGtttaccatgttttttttctgtacctcAGTTCGTCATCTTATTTCTAATCTACATTCATTTATGCATTATCTATGTACAAATTAGTGCATGGCTCTTGTTtgctgcatgtacagtacagctgcaAGGCCATAGTTTGCACCTAAGTCcaagttattgtgtgtgtggagttattGCTTTCTCCTGCAAAAGTTTCTGACCACTTTTCTAGATTCGTTCCCAATTTCCAAAACAAGCTTCCTGGTCTGCTGGATTCATTCCATCTATTCCATCTCACACAAAGTGTTTTCCAGGATAGGCTCTAGCTCTACCATGACAAGGTTACACTCGTTACTCCAGATGATGAAAGGATGATTAATTTCTTACTGAATGTGGGATTCCACAGCCTTCTGTTCCCAAAAACATATTACATACCCTTTATAAATCTACCAAGCGTCCAGAAATCTTGTGTACAAGATTTGTACAAAcgtgtaaaaattttaaattatgctTGATTATGTGCATGCTCAGCTAAAGAAAAACTGTGCATGGGTGTTTCATGTGGACACATTTTCTAAACACATTAAATCTACATGCTAAACAACTATGAGACAGATAATGAGAGGAGATTCTGATTCTGGCGGTATCCATGGCACAGTCCCATTTTGAAAGGGAATTCAAAAAACATGCTTATAGTAACTTAAAAAAGAAGcttcaaactattttttttgtctgatttaGAAGCTGCTTTACAACACAACTCATTCACAAAATCAAAGCAGAATGTTGAAAACGATCAATGCATCTTGacagcaaccttttttttttttttttttaaggaatacaGACGGATACGATGTACTCCCAAGCGACAGATACTGCCCATTCATCAACTATACAATTTGCTCAACAAGGCAGCTTAAACAAAGCTGCTGGAATGGAAATTGAAAACAGAAGGCAGGACCGTACAGGATGCAGTCAACATTGGACATCCTTAGTGTTCCTTTCATCCACCTCACACAAACTTTGGCTTTCGCTCCAGCATTTGCCTTAAACTAACCTGTCTGCAGGTGTGGTAACTGAAAAATTGCAAGATTAATTTCAATGGTAGATGATTGTCCACAGACATCAGATCAGTagagaacaaataaaaaagggtCTATGACCCAAATGCTTAACATAAAATTATCCAAATtgacaatatttaaattatattaccaGTAAAATTCATCAAAGCAAGCATCAACAAAAATGACACCAACAACCAGAAACCAATCACTGAACCATCAATTTTTACCAACATGTATTGCCACTTGGACATCCTCCAAAGTAAACAATGCAAAAGGTCAGCATCTCAAACAAGTCAAGGCGATTCAGAAAGAACCTTGACTTGGAaaataagatgtttaaaatttcAACCATGTGAAGCTTTGCAGACTGAAAATCAAACATGAACTCAAATGTGGTAAGCAAGAATGGAGAAAAATCCACATGATAAAAGGTCAGGAACTAGGAATTCTCAgctgaaaacaagaaaaacaggCCAACGTGATGAAGGCAAAGGCCAAGAAGGAATTGGTAAGCCAAGTGCGAAAATAACAACTTGCGGGTCGTAAAGTTTAAAGTGGCGTAATTGTTCTGTAAACCTTCAGTGAGTTGATTTTTGAAGTGCTGGAACAAGAGGAGATGAAAAATCATTACAAAGCTGTGTGGATGTGTGAAAAACGACTGATGCCTTGGCACCATGAAGAAATTGAAGCAGTGCACCGTTGCAAGCATGAACCTGTTGTCCCATCAGATGTAAAAGCCATCAAGAATAAAAGTGACTTAACACTAATTTCTAAGGAGAAGGTAAGAATGTACACCGTAATCCACGTAATTCCATTATTAGGCATCATTTGGTGTCGTCAACAAAAAGATACAATCAAAAAATGAGTAACAAAGTTTTATATTACCACCAAAAAGTAAAGTTAAATActcttaaaaatattatttataatggaAAATTCATAATAACTAATTTGTGTTGTCATATTTATTTGCCTTATAAAAATTACAAACTTATATAAGAGTAAACCGCTTATATAAGAGTAAACCGCTTATGTTTAGTCCTTGCATCATGCCAAGCAACTCGATTAGAGTTTATTAAGCTTTAATTTAGACTGCTTATGCTTTTATATGTGTGATAACTTATTGAGAGGATGAAGATGCTTTGAGTATTCCCATGTGCCCCTCCCCTGTGCTGACCACCCATTCCACCCTCGGCCCTGCCCCAGCCCAAGCCTTCTTTGATTGAAGACACAGCTGCTGTAGAGGGACAAGAATGGGCCACCTGGTTGGACTCCATGAAGTGGACAGCATCCTCGATGTTTAAAAACTCCACATAGGCCGTATCGGAGCTGTAACCTGGGGACAGCATTTGAAATACAAATGGGTCTGTGTTAGTTAATTCCAGTAAATAGATAGAACATAAAAAATCACCGTGAATAATAGCGACCTATTCTCACAATCATTTAGTTTAGTGGTCTTAGTGGTGACCATGAGAATTGCACAAAACCTTTAGCTTTCAGTgaataaagagcaataaaagaACTTTTTAGTCAAGTCAGCTTGCAACAGTGTAAGTTCAGTGCTTTGTGTTTGATGTTGCTTGAAATGGTGTAATGCATGATTGATTCATTATGCTACAACTTGCAGAAATCCGCACCGTGATGAAGGTCAGATATCCGATTTCAAATTTGCATGGttgtgtaaatgtataaaacccTATACGAGGTCTgctgtttaaaaacacaaaactgaCCAAACCATCATCGCAATGTGTCGTAGAAGGTTTATTTGTGTGCGGCATTCCTCAAAGCTCCAAAGTTACTCGTTAGACATTTTAAGCAAACTTAAGGCAAACAAGATACAGCAAGGAAACAGGACAGATTTGTCCTATACAGATTTAGTTATATAGATTTATACCATTACAAATATTTGACTTACAAAGAgccaataataaaaaacaataatttaagcATTCACATATTGTAAACTTATGtgtacagctttttaaaattgtcaACCCTTTAtcactgtgtatttttttttttttaagaaaaaaatgcctAATTTAATATTCACACAGCTTAGAGCTCAACCAAAGAGAGGGCAAATCTCACAAGCTCACATCTTAATTAGAAGTAAGGGGTGTAACTTGTGTGTGATCACCAGTTCCTAGTAGTGTACTGGAATGCTGCTAAACCCACAAACCATTTTAAGATGGAAGTGCTTAAAGAGAATTGCACAAGCTCCAGCACAAGATGGAAAAGGATGAGGGACAGGAAACCAATTGTTTTAACAAGAAAAATGGGGAACATGGTAGTATATGCGAAAATCTATGGGGTCTAGCGGGTGATAAACGGTTACAAGAACACCGTGATGAGCGCAAGATTCGAGGAGCGAAAAAAAGCGAAGTGTTGCGAATGCTGTAGAAGAGTTTAAACTGCGAAACCTCACCTGGAACAACATCTCTTATTTTCATGCCTTGCATTGGCACTCCGTCCCGAACTGCAAAGGCATCCAGTATCTGTAAAAggacatttgtttttaaaccgAAACCCatggtgacaaaaaaaaatttataataataaataacaaataataataataaacaaatgtatttcACATGCTACCTGTTGCATTGTAGCAGTTTTAGGAATTCCAGAAATGGCAATGGTATTTGAGATCTTATCCTTAACACTGGCATTCCTGTAATCCTGATCCTgtgcaaaatgtaaaagttaatCTAAACTTTGGACTTCATACTGTCAAAGGGCAAATGCAGACCCTGCAAAAATTACTGAAAAGTTATACAATCTTATCTAAGATACTTAAAATCATTAGCAGACTTGCAAAATCAACAGtctaaatatgattttttaaagtttacctGTAATTAATGCCATTTTTCACACAATATACGGGAAAAGGGAAAGACACTGACCTGAGAACCAGAGGCATTTGATCTCTCAGGTGGAGCTAATTTGGGTGCTTTCATGCTCTTTTCAGGTTCTGGACGATCCTCAAGGACATAGTCATATTTCTGTGCAGAACTAGTCCTGTAATCAATGTCTCCGTAGTCCTGGTCCCGTCTTCCTTCTCTGTTACTCTGTGGATCTCTCGGCCCTGGCATAAGATTACCCTTCTTTTGACTTTCATCAAGAGGAATATCCTTTCCCTTAAAGTTTCCTTGATCAACTGAGAAATGACTCTCCTTGACTGGAAGGCTCTTTTCTGGAAAGAACTGATGCCTTCCCCCTGATGGTACTGAGCTGTCAGGCTTTTCATCCCTTGACCAGCGTTGCCATTCTTTGTCTTTGCTTGGGATACTTAGACTGGGATTGAGTGGCAAAAGTGGTAGTTTCTGAGCGACTGAGTGAGATGGATCTCTGCCTGGGACATCAGTTTGAACATTGTCCCAGTTTTGGACAGGAGGACCCTCTCGTTCTGACCGAGGCAACTCCAAAGTTCCACGATCCTTAGCTAGAATCTCTCGATCTTTGAATTGGGACGGTTCTCCTAAGTCACCTTCCTTTCCATGTCCAGGTGGAAATCGCTTCTTTGGCTCTCTGGGTAAAGCTGGACCTCTATTCATTCGCCTGCACCACTCCTCAGAGAGAGATTTATCCTGTCCTCTAAACCCAACCCTGTTATCAGATTGTTCAGGATATTCTCTGTCCCTAAGAGTTGGTTCGCCTACTTTAAGCATGTCTTTCTCGGAACCTGGCCGATCTAGAGGCAAATCTGGTCTCCCCCTGAGATTCATGCCATCATTACCACGAACCATCTGAGGAGAGCGATCCCTAAAATCACCTGACGGGCCCATTCGATTCCTAAAATCCATATCGGATTCAAACCTTCCTCTGGCATTCAAAGGAGGGACACAACCTCTTCTATCCAAGTCCACTGGCCTTTCACGTGGAGGCATATCCATACTAAATCCATCAATGTCATTCATGCTCATCTGTGACCGCTCCCTCTCTCTTGCATGGTCATTTCGGTCCATAGATTCCATAGCAAACCTTCTCCTAATATCCATGGGTGACATGTTGAAACCAGGCATGTCCATTCGaaatctgtctctctccctcatgTCCATGAATTGATCTTCAGGCATGTTTCTCATGTTCCTCATTTGCATGTCCCTGCCACCCATATCCAAAGGTGGACGACCCTGACCCATATAACCAGGTGCATTTTGCTCCATCTCTAAACGCCTTCTAAATTCTAGTTCATTTTCAGGCATGAAGAAGTCTCGAGGAGAGTCTCTTCCTCTGTCAAGAAGCCCCATGTTTCGTCCTGCCATATCTGGTGGATAGTCACATCTTCTCATGTCCATGGGTGGTCGATCCTGATGCCCCATATTCATTCCTTCTCGCCCCCTGAACCCGGGCATTGGTCCATTTCTTCCTTCAAACATCTCCCCACGTTGATCCCCACTGAAATGATACCATGTGTGTTACTACCATTTTATCAAACTTTAAAATGAA of Clarias gariepinus isolate MV-2021 ecotype Netherlands chromosome 6, CGAR_prim_01v2, whole genome shotgun sequence contains these proteins:
- the LOC128526460 gene encoding RNA-binding protein 5 isoform X1 gives rise to the protein MWNGSRSGPRGGMPFCGDQRGEMFEGRNGPMPGFRGREGMNMGHQDRPPMDMRRCDYPPDMAGRNMGLLDRGRDSPRDFFMPENELEFRRRLEMEQNAPGYMGQGRPPLDMGGRDMQMRNMRNMPEDQFMDMRERDRFRMDMPGFNMSPMDIRRRFAMESMDRNDHARERERSQMSMNDIDGFSMDMPPRERPVDLDRRGCVPPLNARGRFESDMDFRNRMGPSGDFRDRSPQMVRGNDGMNLRGRPDLPLDRPGSEKDMLKVGEPTLRDREYPEQSDNRVGFRGQDKSLSEEWCRRMNRGPALPREPKKRFPPGHGKEGDLGEPSQFKDREILAKDRGTLELPRSEREGPPVQNWDNVQTDVPGRDPSHSVAQKLPLLPLNPSLSIPSKDKEWQRWSRDEKPDSSVPSGGRHQFFPEKSLPVKESHFSVDQGNFKGKDIPLDESQKKGNLMPGPRDPQSNREGRRDQDYGDIDYRTSSAQKYDYVLEDRPEPEKSMKAPKLAPPERSNASGSQDQDYRNASVKDKISNTIAISGIPKTATMQQILDAFAVRDGVPMQGMKIRDVVPGYSSDTAYVEFLNIEDAVHFMESNQGSVRVGSKTALLKYIQTDRNAKEPNEDQPHKAIPSTQDGLLPLPTPTKVKEECGAKTPNDSLSQGGWQRSSTLTPEAWQQQFDKQLQQQETEKRAEDWAHQKGPRANQQFTDPIFRESRTMIIKNILPTTSVETILRSLDPFAYLEERNVRLVKGKTPGSKCFCFVDMDSHEHVTRLVDLLTKPRPIMIDGVRVYAEVAKPLKNQNYRRDSDKSNASLLGYPPDVTEQQQQYFHQSPAAIPTATQGIGVPAGPMHTDSSQAHTSLHSSSLNQGAMFAELPAKAVQQQTATVTDTSHIGSAGGSEDYSYGSDNPDLSAFLYDATSGFYYDPQTTLYYDPNSRYFYNAQTQQYLYWDSTSKIYIPVEGEGSGIDVQKPIAPLEAGAESAAAEELKTPSDGAPEQREDEEATSRSEKKEKEKEEKPRSLAAFKIMKDMERWAKIQNRQKDCVRAPSPVLKSGAEDKKASKAADAAFAVFERKTGGDDLFKKPLAPPRKEEKGSKKPMGSLGMLAADYGAGSDEEEEEKHEKHEAPVPAPTAPAVKSQPEPQEKEDKLTDWKKMACLLCRRQFPSKDALIRHQQLSDLHKQNMEIHLKIKKSKRELEALENQEKEMNMKESHSPPEAKKRKQQNTWPGSSRDTHKGNERPGLGLETTERNKKEAGTWNYATYKQAVRKAMFARFKELE
- the LOC128526460 gene encoding RNA-binding protein 5 isoform X2 gives rise to the protein MWNGSRSGPRGGMPFCGDQRGEMFEGRNGPMPGFRGREGMNMGHQDRPPMDMRRCDYPPDMAGRNMGLLDRGRDSPRDFFMPENELEFRRRLEMEQNAPGYMGQGRPPLDMGGRDMQMRNMRNMPEDQFMDMRERDRFRMDMPGFNMSPMDIRRRFAMESMDRNDHARERERSQMSMNDIDGFSMDMPPRERPVDLDRRGCVPPLNARGRFESDMDFRNRMGPSGDFRDRSPQMVRGNDGMNLRGRPDLPLDRPGSEKDMLKVGEPTLRDREYPEQSDNRVGFRGQDKSLSEEWCRRMNRGPALPREPKKRFPPGHGKEGDLGEPSQFKDREILAKDRGTLELPRSEREGPPVQNWDNVQTDVPGRDPSHSVAQKLPLLPLNPSLSIPSKDKEWQRWSRDEKPDSSVPSGGRHQFFPEKSLPVKESHFSVDQGNFKGKDIPLDESQKKGNLMPGPRDPQSNREGRRDQDYGDIDYRTSSAQKYDYVLEDRPEPEKSMKAPKLAPPERSNASGSQDQDYRNASVKDKISNTIAISGIPKTATMQQILDAFAVRDGVPMQGMKIRDVVPGYSSDTAYVEFLNIEDAVHFMESNQGSVRVGSKTALLKYIQTDRNAKEPNEDQPHKAIPSTQDGLLPLPTPTKVKEECGAKTPNDSLSQGGWQRSSTLTPEAWQQQFDKQLQQQETEKRAEDWAHQKGPRANQQFTDPIFRESRTMIIKNILPTTSVETILRSLDPFAYLEERNVRLVKGKTPGSKCFCFVDMDSHEHVTRLVDLLTKPRPIMIDGVRVYAEVAKPLKNQNYRRDSDKSNASLLGYPPDVTEQQQYFHQSPAAIPTATQGIGVPAGPMHTDSSQAHTSLHSSSLNQGAMFAELPAKAVQQQTATVTDTSHIGSAGGSEDYSYGSDNPDLSAFLYDATSGFYYDPQTTLYYDPNSRYFYNAQTQQYLYWDSTSKIYIPVEGEGSGIDVQKPIAPLEAGAESAAAEELKTPSDGAPEQREDEEATSRSEKKEKEKEEKPRSLAAFKIMKDMERWAKIQNRQKDCVRAPSPVLKSGAEDKKASKAADAAFAVFERKTGGDDLFKKPLAPPRKEEKGSKKPMGSLGMLAADYGAGSDEEEEEKHEKHEAPVPAPTAPAVKSQPEPQEKEDKLTDWKKMACLLCRRQFPSKDALIRHQQLSDLHKQNMEIHLKIKKSKRELEALENQEKEMNMKESHSPPEAKKRKQQNTWPGSSRDTHKGNERPGLGLETTERNKKEAGTWNYATYKQAVRKAMFARFKELE